In Phycisphaerae bacterium, a genomic segment contains:
- a CDS encoding sigma-54 dependent transcriptional regulator — MKQSSILVVDDDKIILDSLCEFLKLEGYNAVGAESCKQATSMAQKQKFSLVITDVNLPDGSGFELLSLIKKNYPQTVVIIITGYGTIESAVEAIKIGAYDYLTKPIVDDELRLTIERALKQQSLISENENLKNQLENKFSLENIISQDYKMAKIFDLVEAVADSRSNILMTGPSGTGKTMLARAIHYRSGRKNQPFVEVSCGALPETLLESELFGHVRGSFTGAISDKQGKFLAADGGTIFLDEISSASPALQVKLLRVIQERQFEPVGSNKTITVDTRVIVASNKNMTEEVKLGNFREDLYYRLNVISINLPALNERPADIPLLAEYFMKNFCMSHNRIKLGITDRAMDAMQRYNWPGNVRELENVLERAVLLSKTDHITLEDLPVNITSHTPQHEPADYKKISLKNAIAEPERRIIRAALETNNWNRQQTAEALKINRTTLYKKMKKYGLEDEAERLGIR; from the coding sequence ATGAAGCAAAGCAGTATTTTAGTAGTTGACGACGATAAGATAATCCTCGATTCACTGTGCGAATTTCTGAAACTCGAAGGCTATAACGCCGTCGGCGCCGAATCCTGCAAACAGGCCACGAGCATGGCGCAGAAACAGAAATTTTCGCTTGTTATCACCGATGTCAATCTGCCGGACGGCAGCGGCTTCGAACTGCTGAGCCTGATTAAAAAAAATTATCCGCAGACCGTGGTAATTATCATCACCGGCTACGGCACAATTGAAAGCGCCGTCGAAGCAATCAAAATAGGAGCCTATGATTATCTCACAAAGCCTATTGTCGATGACGAACTGCGATTGACGATTGAACGGGCATTAAAACAACAGTCGCTCATCAGCGAAAACGAAAATCTGAAAAATCAGCTCGAGAACAAATTCAGTCTCGAAAATATAATCAGCCAGGATTACAAAATGGCGAAAATCTTCGACCTTGTCGAAGCCGTCGCAGACAGCCGGTCCAACATTCTTATGACAGGCCCCAGCGGCACGGGAAAAACAATGCTCGCAAGGGCGATTCATTATCGCTCGGGCAGAAAGAACCAGCCTTTCGTCGAGGTAAGCTGCGGCGCTCTGCCGGAAACCCTGCTCGAAAGCGAATTGTTCGGACACGTCAGGGGTTCTTTTACAGGCGCCATCAGCGACAAGCAGGGAAAATTCCTTGCCGCTGACGGTGGTACGATTTTTCTCGATGAAATATCGAGCGCTTCCCCCGCGCTGCAGGTTAAACTTCTGCGCGTTATCCAGGAAAGACAATTCGAGCCTGTCGGCAGCAATAAAACCATCACTGTCGATACGCGGGTAATTGTCGCCTCGAACAAAAATATGACCGAAGAAGTAAAGCTCGGCAACTTCAGGGAGGATTTATATTACAGGCTCAATGTGATATCGATAAATCTTCCCGCTCTTAACGAAAGGCCGGCCGATATACCGCTTCTCGCCGAATATTTTATGAAAAACTTCTGCATGTCGCATAATCGCATAAAATTGGGAATTACGGACCGGGCGATGGATGCCATGCAGAGATATAACTGGCCGGGCAATGTGCGCGAACTTGAAAACGTACTCGAAAGAGCTGTTCTCCTGAGCAAGACGGACCATATCACCCTTGAGGACCTGCCGGTTAATATAACCTCTCACACGCCCCAGCACGAGCCGGCGGACTATAAGAAGATAAGTTTAAAGAACGCGATTGCCGAACCTGAAAGAAGAATTATCAGGGCGGCGCTGGAAACAAATAACTGGAACAGGCAGCAAACCGCTGAAGCGCTGAAAATCAACAGAACCACGCTTTATAAAAAGATGAAAAAATACGGCCTCGAAGACGAAGCTGAAAGACTGGGAATCAGATAA
- the purQ gene encoding phosphoribosylformylglycinamidine synthase I, which translates to MTQANAIVLRAAGINCDVETQYALELSGAKAERIHVNRIIESPDLLDEFQILVIPGGFSYGDDVAAGKILANQIIHHLSDRLNAFIDAGKIVLGICNGFQVLVKTGILGKIEPSGKQQLTITNNDSGKFEDRWVYLEPSSKKCIFIEQGRRICLPIAHGEGKILFEDNDVFEKIKTDDRITFRYVDENGNFGPFPVNPNGSTDSIAGLCDSTGRVMGLMPHPERFVRFTQHPHWTRLKDESRADGRTIFDNAVKYVKQNFV; encoded by the coding sequence ATGACACAAGCAAATGCGATAGTATTAAGAGCGGCTGGAATCAATTGCGATGTGGAAACACAATATGCACTCGAGCTTTCCGGTGCCAAGGCAGAAAGAATTCACGTTAACAGAATTATCGAGAGTCCCGATTTGCTCGACGAATTTCAAATTCTTGTTATTCCGGGCGGATTCAGTTATGGCGACGACGTAGCAGCTGGTAAAATTCTTGCCAATCAGATTATTCATCATCTTTCCGACAGGCTCAATGCTTTTATAGATGCAGGCAAAATAGTTCTGGGCATCTGCAACGGCTTCCAGGTTCTTGTCAAAACCGGCATTCTCGGCAAAATCGAGCCGAGCGGCAAACAGCAGCTTACAATCACAAATAACGACAGCGGGAAATTCGAAGACAGGTGGGTGTATCTCGAACCTTCGAGTAAAAAATGTATTTTCATTGAGCAGGGCAGAAGGATTTGTCTGCCGATAGCGCACGGAGAAGGGAAAATTCTCTTTGAAGATAACGATGTCTTCGAAAAAATCAAAACAGATGACCGAATCACATTCAGATATGTCGATGAAAACGGAAATTTCGGCCCGTTCCCGGTAAATCCAAACGGCTCAACAGATTCTATCGCAGGTCTTTGCGATTCGACCGGCAGAGTGATGGGGCTTATGCCGCATCCGGAAAGATTTGTAAGATTCACTCAGCATCCGCACTGGACAAGATTAAAGGATGAATCCCGCGCCGACGGCAGAACAATCTTTGACAACGCCGTAAAATATGTAAAACAAAACTTTGTATAG
- a CDS encoding transposase translates to MGRPLRIIPGGYAYHVFNRANAHVQIFSEDKDYSCFENILFQACGKFNMRLCTYCIMPNHWHLVLWPEEDNELSQFVGWLTLTHAQRWHANHRTIGSGHLYQGRFKAFPVQEDSHFLTLCRYVERNALNAGLVEKAQEWRWSAMWHRQNKDINSGTLLTQWPVDMPKNWQTLVNQELNEKEVTDLGKCIARNRPFGEIDWMMKTASSLGLDSTLKTRGRPVGYKKSNKGS, encoded by the coding sequence ATGGGAAGACCGTTAAGAATAATACCAGGCGGCTACGCATATCATGTTTTCAACAGAGCTAACGCGCATGTCCAAATATTTTCCGAAGATAAGGATTATTCCTGTTTCGAAAACATCTTGTTTCAGGCCTGCGGGAAATTTAATATGCGGTTGTGCACTTATTGCATAATGCCAAATCACTGGCACTTGGTTTTATGGCCGGAAGAAGATAATGAACTTTCACAATTTGTCGGCTGGCTCACTTTGACTCACGCCCAGAGATGGCATGCAAACCATAGAACTATAGGGTCTGGTCATCTTTACCAGGGGCGTTTCAAGGCTTTTCCTGTACAGGAGGATTCGCATTTTTTAACTCTTTGCAGGTATGTTGAACGCAATGCCTTAAATGCCGGACTAGTCGAAAAGGCTCAGGAATGGAGATGGTCTGCAATGTGGCATCGCCAGAATAAAGACATTAACAGCGGAACTCTTCTTACTCAATGGCCTGTGGATATGCCGAAAAATTGGCAAACATTGGTAAATCAGGAACTGAATGAAAAGGAAGTAACTGATTTGGGAAAATGTATCGCACGAAATCGGCCATTTGGGGAAATTGATTGGATGATGAAGACAGCTTCGTCGCTTGGTTTGGATTCAACTTTAAAAACACGCGGCAGGCCTGTAGGATACAAGAAAAGCAATAAAGGTTCCTGA
- a CDS encoding GxxExxY protein, whose product MEFDSLSKKLIGCAIEVHKKLGPGLLESTYEKCLSYELTNAGIKHNVQKEVPVEYKGVVLECGYRIDLLVENNIIVELKSVDKVLPIHEAQLLTYMKLTGIKIGLLINFNVKRLKDGIKRFVL is encoded by the coding sequence ATGGAATTTGATTCCTTATCAAAAAAACTGATTGGATGCGCCATTGAGGTACATAAAAAATTAGGGCCGGGATTACTCGAATCAACTTATGAAAAATGTCTTTCTTATGAACTTACGAATGCTGGAATAAAACATAATGTTCAAAAGGAAGTACCGGTTGAATATAAAGGTGTAGTGCTCGAATGTGGTTATCGAATAGACCTGCTTGTTGAGAACAATATAATTGTCGAACTTAAAAGCGTAGATAAAGTTTTACCAATTCACGAAGCACAACTTCTTACTTATATGAAACTTACCGGCATTAAAATAGGTTTACTTATAAACTTTAATGTCAAAAGATTAAAAGATGGTATAAAGAGATTTGTATTATAA
- a CDS encoding ATP-binding protein yields the protein MSNNAQQNVPTKEVKKTAKADFAPAVLQSLPLGVIVFDKELKILSANPGVSALIDVKAAADVTLAAGTNEKIWGNWQKILLEVVETGKICRFDNVSYRTANKLSALQITSAPLTDKPGGTIQGGLLLLEDVTEKANALKQMATTERFAAMGKLASKVAHELNNPIDGIMRYINLAKRTIGEAGLSKPVEYLEHASNGLKRMIQIITELLEFSRSRYSALEDTPIDKIIDDAIRFVEPAAKAAEIKIERQYSAGLPKARSGNLFQVFCNLLKNAIEAMPDGGTVSIGCSVSEDNVALISFKDTGAGFRPEDGEAIFEPFFTTKTGKGTGLGLAICRDIIEKYGGKITAQNAPDTGSVFTVYLPLNE from the coding sequence ATGTCCAATAACGCTCAACAAAACGTTCCAACCAAAGAGGTTAAAAAAACCGCGAAGGCGGATTTTGCTCCCGCCGTTTTGCAGTCGCTGCCTCTTGGCGTTATCGTATTTGACAAAGAGCTTAAGATATTAAGCGCAAATCCGGGCGTATCTGCCCTTATAGACGTAAAAGCTGCCGCCGATGTTACACTCGCGGCGGGAACAAATGAAAAAATCTGGGGAAACTGGCAAAAAATTCTTCTTGAAGTCGTGGAGACCGGCAAAATCTGCCGTTTCGATAATGTCAGCTACCGTACGGCAAATAAACTATCGGCTTTACAGATAACTTCCGCACCGCTGACGGACAAACCAGGCGGCACGATACAGGGCGGACTGCTTTTGCTGGAGGATGTAACCGAAAAAGCAAACGCGCTCAAGCAGATGGCAACCACGGAACGGTTTGCAGCTATGGGAAAACTGGCGAGCAAGGTCGCGCACGAGCTTAACAATCCTATAGACGGCATAATGAGGTATATCAATCTGGCGAAAAGAACTATCGGCGAAGCGGGCCTGTCGAAACCGGTTGAGTATCTCGAACACGCAAGCAACGGGCTTAAAAGAATGATTCAGATTATCACCGAACTGCTCGAATTCTCACGCAGCAGGTATTCAGCTCTTGAGGATACGCCTATTGATAAAATTATCGATGATGCCATCAGGTTCGTTGAGCCGGCGGCAAAGGCGGCGGAGATAAAAATCGAGCGGCAATATTCCGCGGGTCTGCCAAAGGCAAGAAGCGGAAACCTGTTCCAGGTGTTTTGCAACCTGCTGAAAAACGCCATTGAGGCAATGCCTGACGGCGGGACAGTAAGTATAGGATGCAGCGTTTCGGAAGATAATGTCGCGTTAATAAGTTTTAAGGATACAGGTGCAGGCTTCAGGCCGGAAGACGGCGAAGCTATCTTTGAACCGTTCTTCACGACAAAAACAGGCAAAGGCACGGGCCTGGGCCTTGCCATCTGCAGGGATATAATTGAAAAGTACGGCGGAAAAATTACCGCCCAAAACGCTCCGGACACCGGCAGTGTCTTTACGGTCTATCTGCCTTTAAACGAGTAA
- a CDS encoding NAD(P)-dependent oxidoreductase, whose translation MTQFRIAFIGIGIMGKPMALNLLKAGFALTVHARTKSKADEVIKAGALWADTPAEAAKDKDIVITCVTDTPDVREVLLGKNGVIESSHSGLICIDMSTISPDQTQEMAKTLAEKDVVLIDAPISGGQIGAIEAKLSIMAGGPKESFEKVKPVFEAMGRTITYCGPSGFGQITKLVNQVMVVHTIMSTAEGLAFAQQAGLNLQTTLDATVAGAAGSHSLKVLGPKIIAGDFKPTFMVDLQVKDLRLVLEYADKINQPLPGVALIKELFSVLQSQGRGKDGTQALFDVIRQMAGKKVSG comes from the coding sequence ATGACTCAATTTCGTATTGCCTTTATCGGCATCGGCATAATGGGCAAACCAATGGCTCTCAATCTGCTTAAGGCAGGTTTTGCGCTTACAGTTCATGCACGTACAAAGTCAAAAGCCGACGAGGTTATAAAAGCCGGTGCCCTCTGGGCTGATACTCCGGCAGAAGCGGCAAAAGATAAAGATATAGTTATAACCTGCGTTACCGACACGCCTGATGTAAGAGAGGTTTTGCTCGGCAAAAACGGCGTAATCGAATCATCGCATTCCGGCCTTATCTGCATCGATATGTCAACTATTTCTCCCGACCAGACGCAGGAAATGGCAAAGACGCTTGCCGAAAAAGATGTTGTTCTTATCGACGCCCCCATCAGCGGCGGTCAGATTGGCGCCATAGAAGCCAAACTTTCAATAATGGCCGGCGGGCCAAAGGAATCTTTCGAGAAAGTAAAGCCTGTATTCGAAGCGATGGGCAGAACTATTACATATTGCGGCCCTTCCGGCTTCGGCCAGATAACGAAACTTGTCAACCAGGTTATGGTAGTTCATACGATTATGAGCACCGCCGAGGGTCTGGCTTTCGCTCAGCAGGCAGGACTCAATCTTCAGACTACGCTCGATGCTACCGTTGCCGGCGCCGCGGGCAGTCATTCATTGAAAGTGCTCGGCCCGAAGATTATCGCGGGAGATTTCAAGCCGACGTTTATGGTGGATTTGCAGGTGAAGGATTTGAGACTGGTTCTCGAATACGCCGACAAAATTAATCAGCCGCTGCCGGGAGTCGCGCTTATAAAAGAATTGTTCAGCGTTTTACAGTCACAGGGCAGAGGCAAAGATGGAACGCAGGCTTTGTTCGATGTGATTAGACAAATGGCCGGGAAAAAAGTATCGGGGTAG
- the hemL gene encoding glutamate-1-semialdehyde 2,1-aminomutase, which produces MKSHKQFTKACRFMPGGVNSPVRAFGSVDCPPLFIAKGKGSKIYDIDGREYIDYVCSWGALILGHCHPAVVRAAAAAAKKGTSFGAPTVAETELAEIIVNAFDSIDKIRLVSSGTEAVMAAVRLGHAFTGRDYILKMNGCYHGHSDSMLVSAGSGSAQFSKPLCPGVPKSLSSLTLVAEYNNIDSAAKAFGKHKNKIAACIIEPVAANMGVVLPNAGYLRALRKLCDENKTLLIFDEVITGFRLCFGGAQKIFKVKPDLTCLGKIIGGGIPCAAVGGRADIMDMLSPTGSVYQAGTLSGNPLATAAAIATLKILKDKGFYARLEEKSEKLHTGLLEAAKKAAVPLTINRIGSLLSCFFIEKPVRNFADAKSTKAKLFKAFFAGMLKNGIYPAPSPFEAMFISAALTKKDVEKTIFTAQNIFNQL; this is translated from the coding sequence ATGAAATCGCATAAGCAATTTACAAAAGCCTGCCGGTTTATGCCCGGCGGCGTGAATTCGCCTGTCAGGGCCTTCGGCTCGGTCGATTGCCCGCCTTTATTTATCGCAAAAGGAAAAGGCTCGAAAATTTACGATATCGACGGCAGGGAATATATAGACTATGTGTGCTCATGGGGAGCGTTGATACTGGGCCACTGTCATCCTGCGGTTGTCCGTGCCGCAGCGGCCGCCGCGAAAAAAGGAACATCATTCGGCGCACCAACTGTCGCCGAGACAGAGCTTGCCGAAATAATCGTCAACGCCTTCGATTCAATCGATAAAATTCGTCTCGTCAGCAGCGGAACCGAAGCTGTTATGGCAGCGGTTCGTCTTGGCCACGCATTTACCGGCAGAGATTACATATTAAAGATGAACGGTTGCTATCACGGCCACAGCGATTCGATGCTCGTAAGTGCCGGTTCAGGTTCGGCCCAGTTTTCAAAGCCTTTATGCCCCGGCGTGCCGAAATCCCTTTCCTCGCTTACGCTGGTCGCTGAATACAACAATATAGATTCGGCGGCAAAGGCATTTGGAAAACACAAAAATAAAATCGCCGCCTGCATAATCGAGCCGGTCGCAGCGAATATGGGCGTTGTCCTGCCGAATGCAGGTTATCTGCGGGCATTGCGAAAACTCTGCGATGAAAACAAGACTCTTTTGATTTTCGATGAGGTCATCACCGGCTTTCGTCTCTGCTTCGGGGGCGCGCAGAAAATTTTTAAAGTGAAACCTGACCTGACCTGCCTTGGAAAAATCATCGGCGGCGGCATCCCGTGCGCGGCCGTTGGCGGAAGGGCTGATATTATGGATATGCTGTCGCCGACAGGAAGTGTTTATCAGGCCGGAACCCTGAGCGGCAATCCACTGGCGACCGCGGCGGCAATTGCGACTCTGAAAATTCTGAAAGACAAAGGATTTTACGCCCGTCTCGAGGAAAAATCGGAAAAGCTCCATACCGGCCTGCTCGAAGCGGCGAAAAAGGCGGCTGTTCCTCTGACGATAAATCGAATCGGGTCGCTTTTGAGCTGTTTTTTTATTGAAAAGCCGGTCAGGAACTTCGCCGACGCGAAATCGACAAAGGCGAAACTTTTCAAAGCGTTCTTCGCGGGAATGCTGAAAAACGGCATTTATCCTGCACCAAGCCCATTCGAGGCGATGTTTATTTCCGCGGCCCTGACAAAAAAGGATGTTGAAAAAACTATTTTTACTGCACAAAATATATTCAACCAGTTATAA
- a CDS encoding four helix bundle protein → MTKMENSKLYDLEERTFKFARQVREFVYKLNKNLITIEDCKQVVRYSGSVGANYIEANEALSKKDFVMRIKICRKEAKESGYWLKLINSPELQNEKLDLEREAVELTNIFGAILRKSE, encoded by the coding sequence ATGACAAAAATGGAAAATTCAAAACTATACGATTTGGAAGAACGGACATTCAAGTTCGCAAGACAGGTTAGAGAGTTTGTTTATAAATTAAACAAAAATCTTATAACCATAGAAGACTGCAAACAAGTAGTCAGGTATTCCGGCTCGGTCGGTGCAAACTATATTGAAGCAAACGAAGCTTTGAGTAAAAAAGACTTTGTGATGAGAATTAAAATTTGCAGGAAAGAGGCTAAAGAAAGTGGTTATTGGTTAAAACTTATAAATAGCCCGGAATTACAGAATGAAAAACTAGATTTGGAAAGGGAAGCAGTAGAGCTCACCAACATTTTTGGAGCAATATTACGTAAAAGTGAATAA
- the purL gene encoding phosphoribosylformylglycinamidine synthase subunit PurL: MKQWRFEVFSRADSADVGGRNVLGDIWELGIETVLDVQSARVFLIEGDFDDEFAKRIGGELLADTVCEDFYIGKSSAPAGLARATIIEIHLKSGVTDPVAESVMTAIDDMGKKCLTVRTARKYVLFGEINDKQLKKIVRRLSNDCIEVVVIGAEAEPPSPHLAPYQFNLKTISLLNLDEQQLVELSKKMDLFLNAVEMKTIQGYFKSIGREPTDIELEALAQTWSEHCVHKTLKSSVDFEFEGKNIHFDNLIKETVFGATKQLNKDWCISVFKDNAGVIEFDETDAICFKVETHNHPSALDPYGGAATGIGGVLRDPMGTGLGAKPIANTDIFCFAEPDKSFDEIPRGVLHPKRIAKGVIAGVRDYGNRMGIPTVNGAIFFDDRYLGNPLVFCGNIGIMPRDKCFGGASTGELVMVVGGRTGRDGIHGATFSSGAMTHEHETVFSHAVQIGNAITEKKMLDTLLQARELELYSAITDCGAGGLSSAVGEMGAELGTEVDLEKIPLKYAGLSYTETWISEAQERMVIAVKPENLERISKLFADENVEATVIGRFTDDKKLTLKYNGTQVGQIDMDFLHDGLPKYSRKARWNSKNLSEPALETKENYNEELLNVLSTYNIASKEWVIRQYDHEVQGGSVVKPLGGVTNDGPNDAAVVQPKFDSDKGIAIGCGMNPLYGDIDPYWMTLAGIDEAIRNVVCVGARPDRIALLDNFCWADCKKEETLGSLVRAAQACFDGAIAFGTPFISGKDSLNNNFICDDGREISIPATLLISAMGIVDDVKKCVTADLKAAGNLLFMVGITKNELGGSHYYKIKNQLGANVPKTDLRAAKLSAEKISRAIDKGLVASCHDCSEGGLAVALAEMAFSGGFGIMADLKGLPKSSDCAALASQLFSESCSRYIVEVEPAKFNDFAKLMLGSAFGQIGQVTKNKNLIIKDSLGKNVVDVAIDNLKEAWLKPLKW, from the coding sequence ATTGAAGGCGATTTCGATGACGAGTTCGCCAAACGAATCGGCGGCGAATTACTTGCTGATACGGTCTGCGAGGATTTTTATATCGGCAAAAGTTCGGCACCGGCCGGACTTGCCAGGGCAACCATTATAGAAATTCATCTCAAAAGCGGCGTTACCGACCCTGTCGCTGAATCGGTGATGACGGCTATCGACGATATGGGCAAAAAATGTCTGACGGTCAGGACAGCGAGAAAATACGTTCTGTTCGGCGAGATAAACGATAAGCAGCTTAAAAAAATTGTCCGCAGACTTTCGAACGACTGCATCGAAGTAGTCGTTATCGGCGCCGAGGCTGAGCCGCCGAGTCCGCACCTTGCGCCATATCAGTTCAATCTTAAAACAATCAGCTTATTAAATCTCGACGAGCAGCAGCTTGTCGAACTGAGCAAAAAAATGGATTTGTTCCTCAACGCAGTCGAGATGAAAACCATTCAGGGTTATTTCAAGTCGATTGGCAGAGAGCCTACAGATATCGAACTTGAGGCGCTGGCCCAGACCTGGAGCGAACACTGCGTTCATAAAACATTAAAGAGCAGCGTCGATTTCGAATTCGAAGGCAAGAATATTCACTTCGATAATCTTATAAAAGAAACTGTTTTTGGAGCGACCAAACAGCTCAATAAGGACTGGTGCATAAGCGTCTTTAAAGACAACGCCGGCGTAATAGAATTCGATGAAACGGACGCTATATGCTTCAAAGTGGAAACGCATAATCATCCATCGGCGCTGGACCCTTACGGCGGAGCGGCAACGGGTATCGGCGGAGTTCTGCGCGACCCGATGGGAACCGGACTTGGCGCAAAACCGATTGCCAATACGGATATTTTCTGTTTCGCCGAGCCTGATAAAAGTTTCGATGAAATTCCGCGAGGCGTTCTGCATCCCAAACGAATCGCCAAAGGCGTTATCGCAGGCGTAAGAGATTACGGAAACAGGATGGGAATACCGACTGTCAACGGCGCGATATTCTTCGACGACCGATACCTCGGCAACCCGCTGGTCTTCTGCGGCAATATAGGCATTATGCCGAGAGATAAATGTTTCGGCGGAGCATCGACCGGCGAACTCGTTATGGTTGTCGGAGGCAGAACCGGCAGAGACGGCATTCACGGCGCGACTTTTTCGAGCGGGGCGATGACGCACGAACACGAAACTGTTTTTTCGCACGCGGTACAGATTGGAAACGCAATCACGGAAAAGAAGATGCTCGATACGCTCCTGCAGGCCAGGGAATTGGAACTGTACAGCGCGATTACCGATTGCGGAGCGGGGGGACTTAGCAGCGCGGTCGGCGAAATGGGAGCGGAACTGGGCACGGAAGTTGACCTTGAAAAAATCCCGCTCAAATATGCGGGCCTTTCATATACCGAAACGTGGATAAGCGAAGCGCAGGAGAGAATGGTTATCGCGGTCAAGCCGGAAAACCTCGAAAGAATAAGCAAATTGTTCGCTGATGAAAATGTCGAGGCGACGGTTATCGGAAGATTCACAGACGATAAAAAACTCACATTAAAATATAACGGCACGCAGGTCGGCCAAATCGATATGGATTTTCTGCACGACGGTCTGCCGAAATATTCGAGAAAGGCACGATGGAATTCAAAAAATTTGTCGGAGCCTGCTCTTGAGACAAAAGAAAATTATAATGAAGAACTTTTAAATGTTCTTTCGACATATAATATTGCGAGCAAGGAATGGGTTATCCGCCAATACGACCATGAAGTGCAGGGCGGCTCGGTTGTAAAGCCGCTGGGCGGTGTTACCAACGACGGGCCGAATGACGCGGCGGTGGTGCAGCCGAAATTCGACTCCGATAAAGGCATCGCAATCGGATGCGGAATGAATCCGTTATACGGCGATATCGACCCGTACTGGATGACACTGGCGGGAATCGACGAGGCGATAAGAAATGTAGTTTGTGTCGGGGCAAGGCCGGACAGAATCGCACTGCTCGATAATTTCTGCTGGGCGGACTGCAAAAAAGAAGAAACGTTAGGCTCGCTGGTTCGCGCGGCACAGGCATGTTTCGACGGAGCCATCGCGTTCGGTACGCCTTTTATCTCCGGCAAAGATTCGCTGAACAATAATTTTATCTGCGATGACGGCAGAGAAATATCAATACCGGCGACGCTGCTTATAAGCGCGATGGGCATTGTCGATGATGTGAAAAAATGCGTAACGGCTGATTTGAAAGCGGCTGGCAATTTGCTGTTTATGGTCGGCATTACGAAAAATGAGCTTGGCGGTTCGCATTACTATAAAATTAAAAATCAGCTCGGCGCCAATGTTCCCAAAACTGATTTAAGAGCGGCGAAATTAAGCGCTGAAAAAATTTCCAGGGCAATCGATAAAGGACTTGTCGCAAGCTGTCACGATTGCAGCGAAGGCGGCCTTGCGGTTGCGCTTGCGGAAATGGCGTTTTCGGGTGGATTCGGGATAATGGCTGACCTTAAAGGACTGCCGAAGAGTTCCGATTGCGCCGCTTTAGCTTCGCAATTATTCAGCGAGTCGTGTTCGCGGTACATTGTCGAAGTTGAGCCGGCGAAATTCAACGATTTCGCCAAACTTATGCTCGGCTCCGCGTTCGGGCAGATTGGACAGGTAACGAAAAATAAAAATCTAATTATAAAAGATAGCTTAGGCAAAAATGTCGTGGATGTCGCGATTGACAACTTGAAAGAAGCCTGGCTGAAACCTTTGAAATGGTAA
- a CDS encoding PilZ domain-containing protein, which translates to MGGENERRRHRRLLVRTGILCRKIGSMHDHAFVGDSINISPDGLLVESSQTSVTDTGDLFDIELDIPVADRADQIGGKVSAYAKVVRIMESDQKAGKKQIAFQFCTRPQFNL; encoded by the coding sequence ATGGGAGGAGAAAACGAAAGAAGGAGGCATCGGCGCCTGCTTGTCAGGACGGGGATATTGTGTCGCAAAATCGGCTCTATGCACGACCATGCCTTTGTCGGCGACAGCATTAATATAAGCCCTGACGGTCTTCTTGTCGAAAGCAGCCAAACCTCTGTTACTGATACCGGCGACCTTTTCGATATTGAGCTGGACATACCTGTAGCTGACAGGGCCGACCAGATTGGCGGCAAGGTTTCGGCGTACGCAAAGGTCGTAAGAATTATGGAATCTGACCAAAAGGCCGGCAAAAAACAGATAGCCTTTCAATTCTGCACCCGGCCGCAGTTTAATCTTTAG